A segment of the Synechococcus sp. MEDNS5 genome:
TTGGAGCAGCCTTTTCAGCAGTCTGATGGTCTCCGACTGGCCCCCTGCCGCCGACGCCAGGCGTGTGAGAGGACCATCAACCATGCATCCATAACGGGTGGCTCTGGTTACAGTCGGTCGCATTGAATAATTCGGAAAGATCCATGCCGACCCCTGTCACCTCCGAGGTCGCCGTTCTCGACGAGCAGGCTGGATCCACCCAGGCTCTCCCCGACTTCTCCAGCGAGGCCTACAAGGATGCGTATAGCCGTATCAACGCGATCGTGATCGAAGGCGAGCAGGAGGCTCATGACAACTACATTTCCCTCGGCACGCTGATCCCCGATCAGGCCGATGAACTGGCTCGACTGGCCAGGATGGAGATGAAGCACATGAAGGGCTTCACGTCTTGCGGTCGCAACCTTGGTGTGGAGGCGGATATGCCCTTCGCTAAGGACTTCTTCGCGCCCCTTCATGGCAATTTTCAGGCTGCTTTGAACGAGGGGAAGGTGGTGACCTGTCTTCTGATTCAGGCGTTGTTGATTGAAGCCTTTGCTATCTCCGCTTATCACATCTATATCCCTGTAGCCGACCCATTTGCCCGCAAGATCACCGAGGGTGTGGTGAAGGATGAATACACCCATCTCAACTACGGACAGGAGTGGCTCAAAGCCAACTTCGAAGCAAGCCGCGAAGAATTGATGGAAGCCAACAAGGTGAACCTGCCACTGATTCGCTCAATGCTCGAGCAAGTGGCAGCCGATGCCGCAGTTCTCAAGATGGAAAAGGAAGATCTCATCGAAGATTTCCTGATCGCTTACCAAGAGGCACTGGAACAGATTGGTTTCACTTCCAGGGACATTGCCCGGATGGCTGCTGCGGCTCTCGCGGTCTGAACCAAGATCCCTTGATCCTGTCCGGTTCGCCCACAGGCACGTTATGCAGAACACGTGCCGACGTGGGACGATGATCGATCAGCGCACCATTGGGTGCGGTTCTGTTCAATGCGTTTACACACGACCGTCGGTGGCACATGTTTGGTCTGATCGGACATTCCACAAGTTTTGAAGCCGCCAGGCGAAAGGCTTCCGAACTTGGGTTCGATCACATTGCTGAGGGTGACCTCGATGTGTGGTGCAGCGCCCCGCCTCAGCTTGTGGAGCACGTCGAAGTCACCAGCGCCACAGGTCGGACGATTCAGGGTGCCTACATCGATTCCTGCTTCGTGCCGGAAATGTTGAGCCGTTTCAAAACGGCACGCCGCAAGGTGCTCAATGCCATGGAGCTCGCTCAGAAAAAGGGGATCGACATCACAGCGCTTGGCGGATTCACGTCGATCATCTTCGAGAACTTCAACCTGTTGCAGCACCAGCACGTGCGCAGCACAACCCTGGCTTGGGAGCGCTTTACCACCGGCAATACCCATACGGCCTGGGTGATCTGCCGCCAGGTTGAAAACAATGCTCCTTCTCTGGGCATCGATCTCAAAAAGGCCTCTGTGGCTGTTGTGGGAGCAACCGGGGATATCGGCAGTGCCGTGTGCCGTTGGCTCTCCTCCCGGACCGGGGTGGCTGAACTGTTGCTCGTGGCCCGGCAACAGCAACCGCTTGAAGATCTCCGCGAAGAGCTGGGCGGAGGCCGGATTCTCAGTCTCGAAGACGCGCTACCGGAAGCTGATGTCGTGGTTTGGGTCGCCAGCATGCCTCGCACCCTCGAGATCGACACGTCAAGGCTGAAAACTCCTTGTTTGATGATCGATGGCGGCTACCCCAAAAACCTTGATGCCCGTGTGGCTGCCAAAGGGATTCACGTTCTGAAGGGTGGGATTGTTGAATTTTTCACTGACATCGGATGGTCGATGATGGAAATCGCCGAGATGGAAAAACCTCAGCGTCAAATGTTTGCCTGCTTCGCCGAAGCGATGCTGCTCGAGTTTGAGTCGCATCACACCAACTTCAGCTGGGGACGGAACAACATCACGTTGGAGAAAATGGATTTCATTGGTGGGGCCTCCGTCCGCCACGGGTTCACCACCCTCAATCTGCAGGGCCTTCCTCAGGCTGCAGCTGCCTGACCTCACTCTCTTGATTCGCCATGCCACGCCGTCCGCTGCTTGAGTTTGAGAAACCCCTGGTCGAACTCGAGCAGCAGATTGAACAGATCCGCCAGCGCGCGCGCGACTCAGAGGTTGACGTCACTCCTCAGCTCCACCAGCTCGAAACGTTGGCTGCACGCCGCCGTGAGGAGATTTTCAAATCGCTGACGCCAGCTCAAAAAATACAAGTGGCGCGTCATCCCCACCGCCCCAGCACTCTGGATTACATCCAGATGCTCTGCGACGACTGGGTCGAGCTTCATGGTGACCGGCGGGGCAGTGACGATCAGGCTTTGATCGGAGGCATTGGCCGCTTGGGCGATCGCGCCGTGATGCTGATCGGACATCAGAAGGGACGGGACACGAAAGAGAATGTGGCGCGGAATTTCGGAATGGCCACCCCTGGCGGCTAT
Coding sequences within it:
- a CDS encoding aldehyde oxygenase (deformylating) → MPTPVTSEVAVLDEQAGSTQALPDFSSEAYKDAYSRINAIVIEGEQEAHDNYISLGTLIPDQADELARLARMEMKHMKGFTSCGRNLGVEADMPFAKDFFAPLHGNFQAALNEGKVVTCLLIQALLIEAFAISAYHIYIPVADPFARKITEGVVKDEYTHLNYGQEWLKANFEASREELMEANKVNLPLIRSMLEQVAADAAVLKMEKEDLIEDFLIAYQEALEQIGFTSRDIARMAAAALAV
- a CDS encoding long-chain acyl-[acyl-carrier-protein] reductase; amino-acid sequence: MFGLIGHSTSFEAARRKASELGFDHIAEGDLDVWCSAPPQLVEHVEVTSATGRTIQGAYIDSCFVPEMLSRFKTARRKVLNAMELAQKKGIDITALGGFTSIIFENFNLLQHQHVRSTTLAWERFTTGNTHTAWVICRQVENNAPSLGIDLKKASVAVVGATGDIGSAVCRWLSSRTGVAELLLVARQQQPLEDLREELGGGRILSLEDALPEADVVVWVASMPRTLEIDTSRLKTPCLMIDGGYPKNLDARVAAKGIHVLKGGIVEFFTDIGWSMMEIAEMEKPQRQMFACFAEAMLLEFESHHTNFSWGRNNITLEKMDFIGGASVRHGFTTLNLQGLPQAAAA